The Lentzea guizhouensis genome contains a region encoding:
- a CDS encoding alpha/beta hydrolase, which yields MPVHTADVVQRTTTVRGHDGLRLAATEVVPGDPRRTALLLHGEGADRDQGGFYARLAGELAQLGVATLRVDLPGHGDSEGTQAELSLSGLLNVISAATAHLREHVADGPATLVATGLTGGVSAGYAARRGAEVAKVVLFNPLIDYQEHFADTNPAWSGGFLDAEAGRALLADGHLRVSDTFVVGRAMLNEVFWLQPRGVLPVVTAPTLVVHGAGPTGVPVSSSRTAVEALTCPSRLVEIAPPFDAHWQAPAIRVTTEWLLAEH from the coding sequence ATGCCGGTGCACACCGCTGACGTCGTCCAGCGAACGACGACCGTGCGGGGACACGACGGCTTGCGGTTGGCCGCGACCGAGGTGGTGCCCGGTGACCCCCGCCGCACGGCCCTGTTGCTGCACGGTGAAGGCGCCGACCGCGACCAGGGCGGGTTCTACGCGCGGCTGGCCGGAGAACTGGCCCAGCTCGGCGTCGCCACCCTGCGCGTCGACCTGCCCGGCCACGGTGACAGTGAGGGCACGCAGGCGGAACTGAGCCTGTCCGGCCTGCTCAACGTCATCAGCGCCGCGACGGCCCACCTGCGCGAGCACGTCGCCGACGGCCCGGCCACCCTGGTCGCGACCGGCCTGACCGGCGGTGTCTCGGCCGGTTACGCCGCGCGCAGGGGCGCGGAGGTCGCGAAGGTCGTGCTGTTCAACCCGCTCATCGACTACCAGGAGCACTTCGCCGACACGAACCCCGCGTGGTCGGGCGGTTTCCTGGACGCGGAGGCGGGACGGGCACTGCTCGCCGACGGGCACCTGCGGGTCTCCGACACGTTCGTGGTCGGCCGGGCGATGCTCAACGAGGTCTTCTGGCTGCAGCCGCGCGGGGTGCTGCCGGTGGTCACCGCGCCGACCCTGGTGGTGCACGGCGCCGGCCCCACCGGCGTGCCGGTGTCCTCGTCCCGCACCGCGGTCGAGGCGCTCACCTGCCCCAGCAGGCTGGTCGAGATCGCCCCGCCGTTCGACGCCCACTGGCAGGCCCCGGCGATCCGGGTGACCACGGAATGGCTGCTCGCAGAACACTGA